The Apibacter raozihei DNA segment ATTCGGGCGAGTGCCAAGCCATCCCCTCCGTTATTGCCTTTACCACAAAAAATATAATATGTATAATCTTCGGAATATCTAGCTTTTAGCCATTCAAAGCAAACAGATACGGCTCTTTCCATTAAATCTATGGAGTAAATTGGTTCATGCAGAATGGTATACTCATCACATTGTTTAATTTGTGAAGTCTTAAATACTTTCATTGAAAAATTTAATTTGTTAGTTTTTAATTTTCGATTTAATTTTTAGTTGTTTTTTAAATTATTTATCTATTGTTACAAATCTCCAAGGTTTATTTTTCCATATCTCTCCAGCATAGTCAATTCCGATACGGGGTGTCATAATAAAGTCTAAGCCGGTTATTCCTTCTTCAAGCCATATTCTCCGGGAATTTGACAGATCTTCTCCATAAAAACTCTTATCAAGTCTAAGTAGTTTACCCAACCTACCCGGGCCTTTACATTCATTAACACTTCTGATTAAAACTGCTTGCGGATGTTTTTCTAATCCTGTCACTATATTTAACATCCAATAAATTCCATATATAAGGTATACATATATTTTACCTCCTTCATGAAACATGACTTCTGTTCGTGGTATCCTTCCTTTGCTTGCATGGCATGCTAAATCATCTTCTCCTATGTATGCTTCTGTTTCTGTTATTATAAACTTTTTAATTTCACCAGATTCATACACTCTTACAAGCTTCATTCCTATTAATTGCTCAGCTACAGTTATTGAATTTTGACAAAAGAAATCAGAACTTACTCTTGTATTCATTTTGGTAAAAATAGATACTTTTTTCGAATTATAATCCAAAATAATAATTATTTTATTGATTAAACCAAACTGAAAAATATCAAATATTAGTTTTTCATTAAAAAAGCTATACTTATTTCAATAAAAATAAATTTTCTGGGTTTATTTTAATATTTTGACTAGGATTTACTGTCTATTATTCTAATTATTTATTTTATATCTTTTCCTCATAAGTTTACGAGTAAATTAAAGGCCTTACTATTTAATAATTAATAACTTATATATTTTACCATATATTTCACTCGAAACCTTATTCATGAAACAATAATCAAAAACATAATGTAGGTTAATTTTTTTTAAATACGTAATCTATCAAAATATGGGGTTAGTATCTATAATTTTTATGTTTTAATATTTTTTTTTCAACATCTAACAATTTTTATCGTAAAAAACATGTACCCAAAGTTATCTTTATTTTATATTATTTTCATTTTTTCGTAAAATCAATCGTAAAAATAATATGAAGTTTAAATGAGCATACTTCTTCACTAAACTTTACGTATTCAATATTTTAACAAAAAAAAGAGCAACTATAAAAAGTTGCTCTTTTCAGAATGTAATTATTTAGATACCAAATCTATAATTGTGGACCAGCTGCCACAAGTCTTTTACCTTCTTCAGTATCTGTATATTGTTCAAAATTTTTGATATATTTTGCCGCTAAATCTTTTGCTTTTGTTTCCCATTCAGAAACCTGTGAATAAGTGGTTCTAGGATCTAATATATCAGAAACGTGTTCTAATTGCTTAGGGAAAGTAAGATTTAAATACGGAATTGTAGCTTTTTCTGATTTTTCAATTGAACCATCAATTATAGCATCAATTATAGCTCTCGTATCCTTCAAAGATATTCTTTTTCCTGTACCATTCCAACCGGTATTTACCAAGTAAGCTTTAGCTCCGTGCTCTTTCATTTTAGCTACTAAAGTTTTGGAATACATGGTAGGGTGAAGTGAAAGAAACGCTTCTCCGAAAGCTGGAGAAAATGAAGGTAGAGGTTCAGTTATCCCACGTTCAGTTCCTGCTAACTTTGAAGTATAACCGCATAGGAAGTGATATTGTGCTTGTTCTTCGTCTAAAATTGAAACCGGAGGTAATACTCCAAATGCATCTGCAGACAGATATATAATTTTTTTAGCATGTCCTGCTTTAGATGGCAATACTATTTTGCTAATATGATAGATTGGATAAGATACTCTTGTATTTTCTGTAATAGAATTATCTTTATAATCGACTTCTCCATTATCTTTTACAACAACATTTTCCAGTAGCGCATCTCTTCTGATAGCTCTCCAGATATCCGGCTCTTTTTCTTCTGACAAATCAATTACTTTAGCATAACAACCTCCTTCGTAATTGAAAACTCCGTTGTTATCCCAGCCATGCTCATCATCACCTATCAAATATCGTTTAGGATCTGCTGACAATGTAGTTTTCCCTGTACCGGATAGCCCGAAGTATACTGCAACATCACCTGCTTCACCCACATTTGCAGAACAATGCATAGATGCCATTCCTTTTAATGGAAGATAATAGTTCATCATTGAAAACATTCCCTTTTTCATTTCTCCTCCATACCAAGTTCCTCCAATAATCTGAACTTTTTCAGTTAAGTTAAACATAACAAAATTTTCAGAATTTAATCCTTGATCTTTCCATTTTGGATTAACTACTTTTGATCCATTCATGATAAAAAAGTCAGGTTCCCCGTAATTTTCCAATTCATATTGAGAAGGTCGGATAAACATATTTGTTACAAAATGTGCCTGCCATGCTACTTCCATGACAAAACGAACTTTCATTCTTGTATCTTTATTCGTTCCACAAAATGTATCAACTACATATAATTTTTTATTTGAAAGCTGATTAGCTACCAGTCCTTTTAAATCAGAAAAAATTTCAGAAGATGTCGGTCTGTTGATATTACCATCCCACCAGATAGTATCTTCGGTTACTGAATCTTTTACAATATATCTATCTTTAGGTGAACGACCTGTAAATACCCCTGTTTTAACAGACACAGCTCCAGAAGTAGTTAATTCCCCTTTTTCATATCCTTCGTTTGCCGGATCCATTTCTGCCTGAAATAACTGTTCATAAGTTGGATTGTGTACAATTTCTTTTACACCTTTAATTCCATGTTTCTCTAATGATTTTATTAAGTTTTCCATGATTTAAAATAAATTTATTTTTTTCTTGTTTTTCCTCTACCAAAGCTACTACTAAATATCTTAATTTTTATTTTTTACAATATGATATAATTCACACGCTGAACACATATGATTTTAAACATATAAAAAAAACAAATTAAATATATAAAATATAAAACATGATTTAATATAAAAAAGAAGAAAAAAATATTTTTTTAATTAATATTAATCAACTGACTTATTTAAATTAAGAAAATATAATCTTTTAAGAGTTAGTACAGCTAAAATAAAGTAAAAGAAAGTTATTCCCCAAAGCTGAAACCATGTATTTTTGATTTCTTGAAAAGATGCGCCAAACTGTGTAATTTCAACATATCCTTTCACTCCTAATGTAGATGGAGAAAATATTGATAAAACTTTTAGCCAATCAGGGAATGCTATGGTCGGCCAAGATACCCCACAAAGAAATAAGGCTGGAATTGAAAATATAGTCACCGTCATTACAGCATCTTCTCTGTTTTTGAAGAAATTTGTTAAAAATATCCCTAAAAAAGTTACTGATAAAATAAATGGTATTAAAAACAATATTGCTTCCCAAGGATTTCCGCGAAGAGGAAAATCAAAAATATGCATAACAAACCCCATCTGTAAAATCATTATGAGTGTTGATAACAATACATAAGCCCCAGATCTACCTATTAAAATAAAAATTACACCAAAAGGTCTTTTCATAAATTCATAATTTTCGGGGTATTGTTTCTTTTCTCTTTGTGTTCCTCCAATAATACCCATTCCGGATATTTGTAAGGTCTGTATGGCTATTAGAAAAACGACAGGCATTAAAAAGGTAGCATATCCGGCATCAATATTATATAAAGGTTTAGAAATAGGATTCACCGGCCGGCGTGAGTCCAACGCCTGTCTTGAAGTTAAACCGCTACCAATCAACTTGTTTATTTCAATTCCTGCACTAAATGTTCCGGCAGAGGAAGTTACAGCGGTAAGCATCTGTTTATAGTATAGCATGTATGAGGCATCGCAGTATACGGATAAAGCAGGTACTTCACCTTTTTGAATTTTTTTAGAAAAATTATGATTTACTACAACAACACCTTTTACCAGCCCCGAATCAAAAAGTTCATGTGCCTGAGACATATCTGAAACAGAATACTTCACATTTACCTGCTTAGTAGCATTAATCATTCGTACTAATTTGTTACTCATCTGAGTCTGATCTAAATCCACTACTACTATTGGCAATTCGGAAATAACCTCTTTAGAGTAAACGTAAGAATATAATATTCCAATTAATAAGGTGGCTCCTATATAGGAAGAATATACCGCAGCATCTGAAAAAATCAGACGTATTTCCGTTCTTAAACTATCGACTATTGCATAAAAATATTCTTTAATGTTATTTAACATCGTATCCTCCTTTTTTAAGTTTATTACCGTAAATAAACATAGAAACAAACCCAAGGATTAAAAAAATAATTAAAGCCAAGATATATTTCCAGTCATATATATTTATATTCATTCCTCTGACAGCATAATTTATAGTTAACCGTAAATAAGAGGTAAAAGGGAAGCAATAATTTATAAATTTAATAACTGTTGGCATACCTTCTTCCGGAAATGTATAACCTGCAAAAGAAAAAGATATTGCCGCAAAACCTCCTCCTATTGTTAGTGCAGCTCTTAGACTTGTAGAAAGAGAAACAAAAAAAAGAGCAACACATTGACATATTATTATAAAAAAAATAAAGTACAAATTAATCATCCAGATATTTCCATGCATTGGTATTTTTATTTTATAATAAAGAAGAGAATTCATAAAAAAACCAATGATTGAAAAAATAATTGTGTAAGGAAGCAATTTAGCCATACATATTACTCCTATTTTTTGATTACCAACCTCCAATAGTTCTTTACCTTGGTCATATTTTAGTACGGACCCCAGACTAAAAATTGAAATTACAATTATTACTATCTGTATTGACATTGGCATTAATGACAAATTAAGATAATAGGAGTAATTGGTATATGGATTGAACAATATATGTTTATCGGTATTTACAGGAGAGGTAGCCGCTAATGCCTGATATGATGAGTTTCCTTTTTGCATCAGGGCTTTTATATGAGCTCCGGCTGAAAAAGTTCCCACCACTGTCTGAAAAGCTTTATTAATGATTCCACCGGCTAAAATATATTGGGAATTATAATAACATACTACAGAGACAGAATTACCTTTAAAGATATTTTTTTCAAAATCGTCAGGAATTATTATAAAGGCTAATGCTTCATCTGTACGTACTTTCTTTTCCCCGTCTTTATAACTAAAAACTTCTGAAACTATATTTAAAGAGGAGGAAGAATTTAACATTCTTCCAAGCTGTCTCGATGTTTGGGTTCTATCCTGATCATATAAAACAACTGGTAATTTTTCCGGTACACCTGAATTCAGAAGGCTAGTGTAGTATATAAACAATCCTAAAGGAATTCCTATTATTAAAAAAAGCAATCTTGGACTTGTAATAATTCTAACAACTTCTGATCCAAAAATGGAAAAAAAACCTTTAAACATTTTATTTTTTCTTCAGTAAACTTTGATCTATCAGTACACTCATCCCTGGTCTTAGTCCTTCTATTTTTTGTGAAGGATATGCTTTTATTTCAAAAGTTTTCATATCAAAGCTTCCCTGGGTTTTGGTAGCGCTCCAGGTTGCAAAATCTCCCTGAGCAGCTATGTAACGCACTTGTAATCTAATTTTTTTATTATTCAATGCAGGAATTATTGCTTCAAAAGAATTTCCTTTTTTAAAGAAGCCCATAAAATCTTCTCTTATATTAAAAACTACCCATATATCATTCAAGTCTACCAGATTAATAACGGGATAGCCTGCGTTTACCACTTCTCCTTTATTAGGAACAATTTTTAAAACTTCAGCATTTACCGGCGATACAATATTAGCTTCTTTCTTATATGCCAACACCTCATTTACAGCACCCTGCGCCTGGCTCACCTGAGCCGATGCAGCCTCCTTATCTTCAATTCTTGCTCCATTTACTGCCATCTGATAGTTTGAATATGCAGCTTTTTCCTGTTCTCTATATGCTTTACTCTGGGTAAAGGCTTCATCTCGCTTTTGTGCAGGTATTACTTTGTCATTATATAAATTTTGCATTCGAGTATAGGTCTTGTCAGCTAATTCCGATGCTGCTTTAGCTTGCTGCCAGACATTATATGCTGCTTGTATCTGTTCTGCCCTTGTCCCCCTCCTTGCTTTTTCATTTTGAGCTTCAGCAGCAGCCTTTACGGATTCAGCCTGAAGCAACTTAGCATCCAATTCAGGAGTTCCCAATACAGCCAAAATTTGTCCGACCTTTACAGAATCTCCTTCTTTTACCAAAATTTGCTCTAGTCTCCCCGGTATTTTGGGTGAAACATTGATTTGTGTTGCATCGACCTGTCCTTGTAAGTAGCTAACTTCCGGAGAGCTAAGCATAAACCAAACAGCTACTCCTATAATTGCTATAATTACAATCAGGCTGATTACAGCACTTATAAGTTTACTTTTCATATATTGAAACTATTATTTAGTATATGTTAAAAATTCTTCGCTTAATCCACTGTATTCCAACAAAGATGCCAGGTCAGTGACATAATTGTACTCTGCTTGTAATTTTTGCAGTCGTACACCAGATAAATTGGACTCTGCATCTACCACGTCTATTGAAGATGCCACCCCCTCAGAAAAAGCAAAATTCCGTACTCTGACTAATTCTTCTGCAAGTTTAATCTGTACTTCTAAATTTTTAATTTGTTCGTCCTGCTTCTCTAAATCATAATATATCTTTTCTATTATTGTTTTAATGTCAATATTTGCTCTCTGCTGATATAGTTCAACGCTTTCTTTAGTTGCTTTTGCTGATTTAATCTCATTTTTATGCTGTAAACCTTCAAATAAAGTATAACTGATCCCTACACCTAATAACCATGGTTTTTGATCTTTTTCAACTAGTCCTACAGGGTTGTTATGTACTAATATTGCCTGACCAAAGGTCGCAACTGTAGGATAATAAGAAGATTTCTTAGCTTTAATTCCCTGCTCTGCCAAATCAATTTGTAATTGCAACTTCTGCAATTCCGGATAATTTAATATGGCTGCGCTTTGATAGTATTCCAGTGGTTTAATGAAAGGTGATACAAAAAAATCAGTGGATAGATCTGCAGATTGAATTTCAGTTTCCAATGTGTTAGATAACGCTACCCTGGCTAAAGCAGCATCTTTTTTTGCAGCTAAATACTGCCTGTTTGCTTCTGATACTGCAACATCTGCCTGTAATTTTTCAACAGGAGCAATAATTCCTTGCTCTTCTAGTTTAGTTGCATTATATAAATGGCGATTCATTCCTTCTAAAACTTTTTTTCGAACTATAACAGCTTCATCTGCTAATTTTACCTGAAAATAACGCTGAGCCAACTCTGAAATTAACTTATTTTTAGTACTTATGGTTTCCATTTCACCAATTTCAGATTTTATTCGGGAAGCTTCCACAGCAGCGTTAATCTTTCCTCCACTAAATAATGGCCACAAAAAATCCACTCCTCCAAAAGCTATACCTCTTTTTAGTAATGTTACATCCCAATTTCCCAAAAGACTTGGATCCGGTAAGTGCAATAAACCTCCAATACCATTCCTTATGCCATTTAAATCGGCTCCCAACTCTTTATTTAGATATATACCCATTCCGAAAGCTCCTATTTTTGGATAACGTAATCCTTGAGAAGTTTTCAATTCGTATTTGTGTACTTCCTCTTTTTTTTCTGCTACTTTAATCAAGCTGTTATCCTTATACATTATATCCTTCGCCATCGAAAAGGTCAAAGACTGTGCATATATTTTATTTGCAAAAAATAAAATTATAACAAAAGGCAGATATCTAAACCAGCTTAATATCATTCGTGCTAACTATTAATTATTTATATTTTGTACTTTACAAAAGTAAAACTATTTTATATTGCTATAACCAAAAATAATATGATTTTTCAAATCATATTTACTCAATTAAAGTTACTAACTTTGTATAAATAAAAACACTAAACCTTAAATGTTATGTCTAAATTATTTTCATCTTTAAATTTAAAAAACAATATTCTTAAGAACAGAATAGTCATGTCTCCGATGTGTCAGTATTCTTCGCATGATGGTTTTGCCAATGAATGGCATTTTGTTCATTACGGATCCAGAGCTGTAGGCGGGGTGGCAGCAGTGATTCAGGAAGCAACGGCAGTTTCTCCTCAAGGAAGAATTACATATAAAGATTTAGGTATATGGAAAGATGAACATATGCTTGAACTTAACAAAATTGTTAATTTCATACATAATCAAAATTCACTGGCTGGCATTCAGCTTGCACATGCAGGAAGAAAAGCCAGTACTACTATTCCCTGGATGCCAGACGAAAAACTTGAAGAAGGTTATAGCCAGTGGCCTGTTGTAGCTCCTTCTGCCATAGCGTTTGATTCAGATTCATTAGTTCCTAAAGAACTTTCAATAGATGAAATTAATATTATAATTACTGATTTTAAAGAGGCTGCCAGCCGTGCAGCCAAAGCCGGCTATGATATTATAGAAATTCATGCTGCTCATGGATATTTAATTCATGAATTCTTATCTCCTTTAAGCAATCAAAGAAAAGATATATATGGTGGCGAATTTAAAAACAGAATTCGGTTTTTACTTGAGATAGTTGAGGCTTGTAAAGAAGTTCTTCATAATCATAACTCGCTTTGGGTACGTATTTCTGCTACAGACTGGGCAGAAGGTGGGTGGTCTATTGATGAATCTATAGAATTAGCAGAAATATTAAAAAATAGTGGTGTTGAAGTAATAGATGTTTCTTCCGGTGGACTTCTGCCTCATGTTAAAATACCTGTAAAACCAAATTATCAGGTTCCATTTGCTCAGAAAATAAAAAATGAAACAGGTATATTAACAGGATCTGTAGGATTGATTACTCATGCAGTTCAAGCTGAAGAAATTCTTGAAAACGAAGAAGCTGATCTCATTTTTATAGGAAGAGAATTACTTCGTAATCCTTATTTTGCTTTACAATCATCAATTATTTTAGAGGGTAGTAAAAATTACCCCTCTCAATATGAAAGAATTTAGAAAAGCTTTTTACCTGTAAAACACAATATTTGTTCTTTTACAGGTAATTGTAACATTTATACTTATTAAAAAATAATTTTAGAAATCAAAAAAAGATAAATTTTTAAAAGTATAATTTATTTTTTTTATCTAAATTTACCGTGTTAAATGTTAAAATACATGAAATACTTTAACATTTTTTGAGTGTTTTTTGGTATTGTTTTTGACTTTACATTGTTTATTAATTCCAAATTTCAATTATTAACATTATATTATAGATACAAATGAAGAAATTTATTGCTGTTTCATTTTTATTAGGAATTGGATTTTTATCTGCTCAATCTATCTCTTTCGAACAGGAGCAAATAGATTACGGTTCTGTAAAAAAAGGTGCAAACGGAACCAAAGTATTCAAATTTACAAATACAGGAGATAAACCCTTAATAGTATCAAATGTAAAATCTTCTTGTGATTGTAGCGTACCGTCATGGACAAAAACACCAATATTACCTGGTAAATCAGGAGAAATAACTGTTAAATACGATACAAAAATTAATGGTAAATTTTCTAAATCTATTGAGGTTTACACTAATGATACTAAGTATTCAAGGAAACTATTAAAAATTAAAGGAGAAGTTAAATAATAAATTAAAAAATAATTCTTAGATATGAAAAAAATTATTTTAAGTTCAGCATTCGTTTTAGGTGCTTTCTTACTAAGTAATGCACAAGAACTAAAAATAACAAATTATGAAAATAATATTGTTGAGTACGGCAACATAGCAAGAGGTTCTGATGGTAAAAGAATAATCAAGATTCAAAACGTAGGAAAAAAACCACTTATTATATCTAAGATTAATACTTCTTGCGGGTGCACTGTGCCTTTATGGCCTTCCGAACCAATTGCACCTGGTAAAAAGGGTGAAATTACTGTAACTTATAATACTGCTAGCGGAGGAAACTTCAATAAAGTAATTACTATTAACTCTAACGATGTTAATAACCCGACTTTAGCTGTAAGGATTCAGGGTAAAGTTGAGGATGCCCCTGTAGCGGTTGAAGCAGTTTCAAAAAAATAAACTTAATATTTATAACAAAAAACCTATCGAAATGATAGGTTTTTTTGTTTATCGGCTAAAATTATAATTAAATTCTTATTATAATAGTTTGTTTTATCTATTATAATCAATGTTTTTTGTAGTTTTGTAAACTATGTGATTCGGGTTATTAAAATTGTATTTTTTATACAGCTATTTATACTTTATTTAATTTTACATGAAAAAGATTGTTAATATTTTATTGTTAATTATATTGCTATTTGCAATAGCGGGATGTATTATCCCTTCTTTTCTACCTAAAAACATTAACTTTCAGGTTTCCAGAGAGTATAACAATCCGATTAGTGAAGTTTTTCTCGAATTTAACGATTTAGAAAATTACGGAGTATGGGGTACTATGGTCAGTGAAGATTCCATTAATACTCGAATTAATTATTTTGCGCCATATAAAGGTGAAGGAAGCAGCTTAACCTGGTCCAATAAAAAAGACACTAATATAGGTAAAGGAGAATATAAAATTCTTAAAAGTAAAATCAATAAATATATTCAATCTCAAATCATTTTTGTTGAAACAGCTGTTATCTGTATAGAAGATATATACTTTAAACCTGTAGATGGCTCCACTCAAGTAACCGTTAATCTAAAAACAGAAGACTTTTCATATTTTAACCGAATTTTTGCTTATCTGTATGCAGAAAGATTACAGGATAATTTAGAAGAAAGCCTTGCCCGGCTGGAAAAAAAATTAAGTAAAGGTAATTTAAATAAAATTCTTGCTTCTGGTGATACTGAATATACAGATCTTCAGGGAATTCAAATGATTGCCATTAAAAATGAAACATCTACGGATGCTGAAGATATTTATAAATCAATGCATAAATCTTTAGGCGAAATAACAGAATATCTTACTGATAGTCTTCGCTATATTCCTAATGATATTAAAAATCCTATTGCGTATTATATTAAATATGATACAATTGAAAAAAGTGCTGTTTTTTATTCCGGCTATCCTGTCAAATTAGATATTCTTCCTCCTAATACTGATATCAAATTAATATCAATACCCGGTGGAAAAGCTATTTATACACCAATTAGCGGTAAAGTTGAAAACCTAATTAATGCTCGCTATACTTTAGATACATATTCTAAAGAAAATGGAGTCAAACTTAAAAATCAATTTTGGGAAGAGTATCTGGATTTTCCTTTATCTTTTGATGATGAAATAAAAGGTAATGCCTACTATTTAATCATCGAATAATCTGAACTAAATTAAACTAAATAAAAATTCAAATTCATGAAAAGAGCTTTAATAAGCGTATCAGATAAATCAAATCTGATTGAATTTTCGAAATTCCTTATATCTAAGGGATATGAAATTATTTCTACCGGAGGTACTTATAAGCATCTTCAGAACAATGGTGTAAATGTTATTGAAATTGATGAGGTTACTCATTTTCCGGAAATGCTTGACGGAAGAGTAAAAACACTGCATCCTAATATACATGGAGGAATACTGGCATTACGTGATAATGAAAATCATTTAAAAACTATTGCTGAACATCAGATACAGACAATAGATCTGGTTGTTGTAAATCTTTATCCTTTTTTTGAAAAGATGAATACTGGTCTTTCTGAACCGGAAATGATTGAATTCATAGATATCGGAGGACCTTCTATGCTACGATCAGCTGCTAAAAATTTTAAGTCAGTTACCGTAATTTCTCAGGTAGAGGATTATGATTTAATTATTCAGGAAATTACTGAATTAGGTGATACTACTTTTGAAACAAGAAAAAAGCTTGCTGGAAAAGTTTTCAACCTCACATCTGCTTATGATGCTGCTATTTCTTCCTACATACTTCAGGATGATTATCCTCAATATTTAAATGTTTCTTATGAAAAAGTTGAAGATTTAAGATATGGAGAAAATCCTCATCAAAAAGCGGCGTTTTACGTTGATAAAACTAAAAACGGAGCTATGAAAGACTTTGAACAGCTGCAAGGCAAAGAACTTTCTTTTAATAACTTCAGAGATATGGATATGGCCTATAAAGTTGTTAACGAATTTTCTGAAATTGCCTGCTGTGCTGTAAAACATTCAACGCCTTGTGGAGTTGCACTCGGAAATTCTGTTTCTGAAGCTTATCAAAAAACATATGACTGCGATCCGGTATCAATTTTTGGAGGTATAGTTGCATTCAATACAGAAGTCGATAAAAAGACTGCTGAGTTACTGGCTCCTACTTTTTTGGAAATAGTTATCGCTCCTTCATTTGATTCCGAAGCTTTACAAGTGTTCGCTACTAAAAAAAATCTTAGAATTATAAAAGTTAACAATCCGGTATCA contains these protein-coding regions:
- the purH gene encoding bifunctional phosphoribosylaminoimidazolecarboxamide formyltransferase/IMP cyclohydrolase: MKRALISVSDKSNLIEFSKFLISKGYEIISTGGTYKHLQNNGVNVIEIDEVTHFPEMLDGRVKTLHPNIHGGILALRDNENHLKTIAEHQIQTIDLVVVNLYPFFEKMNTGLSEPEMIEFIDIGGPSMLRSAAKNFKSVTVISQVEDYDLIIQEITELGDTTFETRKKLAGKVFNLTSAYDAAISSYILQDDYPQYLNVSYEKVEDLRYGENPHQKAAFYVDKTKNGAMKDFEQLQGKELSFNNFRDMDMAYKVVNEFSEIACCAVKHSTPCGVALGNSVSEAYQKTYDCDPVSIFGGIVAFNTEVDKKTAELLAPTFLEIVIAPSFDSEALQVFATKKNLRIIKVNNPVSDSVEFVKVDGGLLVQDTDNAFSSNFEKVTELAPKKELMEDLIFAQKIVKHAKSNAIVVASGQQALGIGSGQTNRIWAAKQAIERAKSKTQSDLILASDAFFPFRDVVDVSAANGIKAIIQPGGSMRDQESIDACNEHNIPMIFTGVRHFKH